A genomic region of Mugil cephalus isolate CIBA_MC_2020 chromosome 5, CIBA_Mcephalus_1.1, whole genome shotgun sequence contains the following coding sequences:
- the LOC125008286 gene encoding solute carrier family 4 member 11-like isoform X1 — MKTKEEDEQMSGVTVNQFSEEAPSTGRSKNGYVFQEMELQDGEQDSPASDKDHIYDNDVQISVSNGGSGCGLLNTTRKYIKPMNFQEEVRAHRDLDSFLAQASILLDEKASTLDGVLRRMLTHVVDDGHESCDVNEVMASLFTDAGGKEINVHLLSETIQGVSATSTGIHYQQSWLCILSNVRSLQRRHVCVARLERPQNWGVNCCEARYVILILAPPRTKSTKTAIELGRTFATMFSDINFRQKLLETRTQEEFKQELVHQRQQLSIVREKAVVEEVDESDPRKGKSLKCGDFFKAGKGVYDDLRRRLPLYPSDFTDGITGKDRCLLKYTTTAIFLYIAILLPAIAFGSLNDESTRGEIDVQKTIVGQSIGGVIYSLFAGSPLVIPLTTAPLAIFISVIRGICDDYDLDFDAFYACIGLWNSLFLILGGLFNVSLLMKLFKRSTEEVIALFISIAFVGDAVKGTVKIFEHFYHGPILATTNSTVVLQQISELLEKTQNQTANRLEHHNETVSLLEHTEGHATVFLPETLVLCTRERPILCLLLMLGTLWLGYALYLIKRSPYLNNSIREVVSDCALPISVVIFSFIGSYLFLDIQLPVFSVHDGPIFKFPPFDKLTGMNALSAVGLGFLLALLIFIDQNIVISLTHVPEHKLLKGTAFHWDLMLTGFINILMSCLGLPWMHAAFPHSSLHARQLAKVEQHVENGHLYTTIVSVKETRLTSLAANILIGLSAFMLPIPLQWIPKPVLYGLFLYIAATSLDGNQMVDRMALLLKEQTSYPPTHYIRRVPQRKVHYFTGLQMIQLIILCAFGMYPLPYMKMVFPLLMILLVPVRTTLLPRMIDAKYLDIMDSQHM; from the exons ATGAAGACCAAAGAGGAAGACGAGCAGATGTCGGGAGTCACTGTGAATCAATTTTCTGAAG AGGCTCCATCCACTGGGAGGTCTAAGAATGGCTATGTTTTCCAAGAGATGG AGCTGCAGGATGGGGAGCAGGATTCACCTGCCTCCGACAAGGACCACATCTATGACAATGACGTCCAGATCAGTGTTTCAA ATGGAGGATCTGGATGTGGGCTTTTGAACACAACAAGAAAA TACATAAAGCCCATGAACTTCCAGGAGGAAGTGCGTGCCCACAGAGATCTGGACAGCTTCCTGGCCCAGGCGAGCATCCTTCTGGACGAGAAAGCTTCCACTCTGGACGGGGTCCTGAGGCGAATGTTAACTCACGTAGTGGATGACGGCCACGAGAGCTGCGATGTAAACGAGGTCATGGCCTCACTGTTCACAGatgcaggaggaaaagaaattaaTG TTCATCTTCTGTCAGAAACCATTCAGGGTGTGAGTGCTACGTCTACTGGCATCCATTACCAGCAATCCTGGCTTTGCATTCT CTCCAACGTGAGGAGCCTCCAGAGACGCCATGTTTGCGTTGCCCGTCTAGAAAGGCCACAAAACTGGGGAGTCAACTGCTGCGAGGCTCGCTACGTCATCCTCATTCTCGCTCCGCCTAGAACG AAAAGCACCAAGACGGCCATTGAACTGGGCAGAACGTTTGCTACCATGTTCTCCGACATCAACTTCAGACAGAAGCTTCTGGAGACCAGGACCCAGGAGGAGTTCAAACAGGAGCTGGTCCATCAGCGACAACAGCTCTCTATAGTCAGAGAGAAGGCGGTTGTAGAGGAAGTGGATGAGTCAGATCCACGTAAAGGCAAATCATTGAAG TGCGGAGATTTCTTCAAAGCTGGTAAAGGCGTTTATGATGACCTCCGTCGCAGACTGCCTCTTTACCCCTCAGACTTCACAGATG GTATAACTGGGAAGGACCGCTGTCTCTTGAAGTACACCACCACTGCCATTTTCCTCTACATCGCCATTCTGCTGCCTGCTATTGCCTTTGGATCACTGAATGATGAAAGTACAAGAGGAGAGATAG ATGTTCAGAAGACCATTGTTGGTCAGAGCATTGGAGGAGTGATCTATTCTTTGTTTGCTGGCTCACCTCTCGTCATTCCACTGACCACTGCACCACTGGCCATCTTCATAAGTG TTATCAGGGGAATCTGTGATGACTACGACCTCGACTTTGATGCTTTCTACGCCTGCATCGGTTTATGGAACAGTTTGTTCCTCATCCTCGGAGGCTTATTCAATGTCAGCCTGCTGATGAAACTCTTCAAACg CTCAACAGAAGAAGTCATTGCATTGTTCATCTCCATAGCCTTTGTTGGGGATGCAGTGAAAGGCACCGTCAAAA TTTTTGAGCATTTCTACCACGGGCCCATTCTGGCTACCACAAACAGCACGGTTGTGCTGCAGCAGATTAGTGAATTAttggagaaaacacagaatCAGACAGCAAACCGGCTTGAGCATCATAATGAGACGGTGTCCCTGCTGGAACATACTGAAGGGCACGCGACAGTCTTCCTGCCGGAGACTTTGGTGCTATGCACAAGAGAGAGGCCCATCCTCTGTCTGCTGCTCATGCTGGGGACCTTGTGGCTGGGTTACGCCCTCTACCTCATCAAGAGGAG CCCGTATCTGAATAACAGCATCAGAGAGGTGGTTTCCGACTGTGCCTTGCCTATCTCTGTGGTGATATTCTCCTTCATTGGCTCCTACCTTTTCCTTGACATACAGC TTCCTGTATTCAGCGTGCATGATGGCCCGATCTTCAAGTTCCCCCCATTTGACAAGTTGACGGGAATGAATGCTCTGAGTGCAGTCGGGCTTGGTTTTCTCCTTGCATTGCTCATCTTTATCGACCAAAACATCGTCATCTCGCTCACACATGTACCAGAGCACAA GTTGCTAAAAGGCACAGCGTTCCACTGGGACTTAATGCTGACCGGCTTCATCAACATCCTCATGTCCTGCCTGGGGTTGCCATGGATGCACGCCGCTTTCCCACATTCCTCCCTGCACGCCCGTCAGCTTGCCAAAGTAGAACAGCATGTAGAGAACGGACACCTCTACACGAC TATCGTAAGTGTGAAGGAGACACGTCTGACCTCATTGGCTGCCAACATCCTGATCGGCCTGTCAGCGTTCATGCTGCCCATTCCTCTGCAGTGGATCCCCAAGCCCGTCCTCTACGGACTCTTCCTCTACATCGCGGCCACTTCACTTGATGGGAATCAGATGGTGGACCGCATGGCCTTGCTGCTAAAGGAACAG ACCTCCTATCCTCCCACCCACTACATTCGCCGTGTGCCACAGAGGAAGGTCCACTACTTCACAGGGCTGCAGATGATCCAGCTGATCATCCTGTGTGCATTTGGGATGTATCCTCTACCCTACATGAAGATGGTCTTCCCCCTCCTGATGATCCTGCTGGTCCCTGTGAG gACCACTCTGCTTCCCAGAATGATCGACGCCAAGTACCTGGACATCATGGACTCCCAGCACATGTAA
- the LOC125008286 gene encoding solute carrier family 4 member 11-like isoform X2, with protein sequence MEAKKVLHFVPSEAPSTGRSKNGYVFQEMELQDGEQDSPASDKDHIYDNDVQISVSNGGSGCGLLNTTRKYIKPMNFQEEVRAHRDLDSFLAQASILLDEKASTLDGVLRRMLTHVVDDGHESCDVNEVMASLFTDAGGKEINVHLLSETIQGVSATSTGIHYQQSWLCILSNVRSLQRRHVCVARLERPQNWGVNCCEARYVILILAPPRTKSTKTAIELGRTFATMFSDINFRQKLLETRTQEEFKQELVHQRQQLSIVREKAVVEEVDESDPRKGKSLKCGDFFKAGKGVYDDLRRRLPLYPSDFTDGITGKDRCLLKYTTTAIFLYIAILLPAIAFGSLNDESTRGEIDVQKTIVGQSIGGVIYSLFAGSPLVIPLTTAPLAIFISVIRGICDDYDLDFDAFYACIGLWNSLFLILGGLFNVSLLMKLFKRSTEEVIALFISIAFVGDAVKGTVKIFEHFYHGPILATTNSTVVLQQISELLEKTQNQTANRLEHHNETVSLLEHTEGHATVFLPETLVLCTRERPILCLLLMLGTLWLGYALYLIKRSPYLNNSIREVVSDCALPISVVIFSFIGSYLFLDIQLPVFSVHDGPIFKFPPFDKLTGMNALSAVGLGFLLALLIFIDQNIVISLTHVPEHKLLKGTAFHWDLMLTGFINILMSCLGLPWMHAAFPHSSLHARQLAKVEQHVENGHLYTTIVSVKETRLTSLAANILIGLSAFMLPIPLQWIPKPVLYGLFLYIAATSLDGNQMVDRMALLLKEQTSYPPTHYIRRVPQRKVHYFTGLQMIQLIILCAFGMYPLPYMKMVFPLLMILLVPVRTTLLPRMIDAKYLDIMDSQHM encoded by the exons ATGGAAGCCAAAAAGGTCCTCCATTTTGTGCCATCTG AGGCTCCATCCACTGGGAGGTCTAAGAATGGCTATGTTTTCCAAGAGATGG AGCTGCAGGATGGGGAGCAGGATTCACCTGCCTCCGACAAGGACCACATCTATGACAATGACGTCCAGATCAGTGTTTCAA ATGGAGGATCTGGATGTGGGCTTTTGAACACAACAAGAAAA TACATAAAGCCCATGAACTTCCAGGAGGAAGTGCGTGCCCACAGAGATCTGGACAGCTTCCTGGCCCAGGCGAGCATCCTTCTGGACGAGAAAGCTTCCACTCTGGACGGGGTCCTGAGGCGAATGTTAACTCACGTAGTGGATGACGGCCACGAGAGCTGCGATGTAAACGAGGTCATGGCCTCACTGTTCACAGatgcaggaggaaaagaaattaaTG TTCATCTTCTGTCAGAAACCATTCAGGGTGTGAGTGCTACGTCTACTGGCATCCATTACCAGCAATCCTGGCTTTGCATTCT CTCCAACGTGAGGAGCCTCCAGAGACGCCATGTTTGCGTTGCCCGTCTAGAAAGGCCACAAAACTGGGGAGTCAACTGCTGCGAGGCTCGCTACGTCATCCTCATTCTCGCTCCGCCTAGAACG AAAAGCACCAAGACGGCCATTGAACTGGGCAGAACGTTTGCTACCATGTTCTCCGACATCAACTTCAGACAGAAGCTTCTGGAGACCAGGACCCAGGAGGAGTTCAAACAGGAGCTGGTCCATCAGCGACAACAGCTCTCTATAGTCAGAGAGAAGGCGGTTGTAGAGGAAGTGGATGAGTCAGATCCACGTAAAGGCAAATCATTGAAG TGCGGAGATTTCTTCAAAGCTGGTAAAGGCGTTTATGATGACCTCCGTCGCAGACTGCCTCTTTACCCCTCAGACTTCACAGATG GTATAACTGGGAAGGACCGCTGTCTCTTGAAGTACACCACCACTGCCATTTTCCTCTACATCGCCATTCTGCTGCCTGCTATTGCCTTTGGATCACTGAATGATGAAAGTACAAGAGGAGAGATAG ATGTTCAGAAGACCATTGTTGGTCAGAGCATTGGAGGAGTGATCTATTCTTTGTTTGCTGGCTCACCTCTCGTCATTCCACTGACCACTGCACCACTGGCCATCTTCATAAGTG TTATCAGGGGAATCTGTGATGACTACGACCTCGACTTTGATGCTTTCTACGCCTGCATCGGTTTATGGAACAGTTTGTTCCTCATCCTCGGAGGCTTATTCAATGTCAGCCTGCTGATGAAACTCTTCAAACg CTCAACAGAAGAAGTCATTGCATTGTTCATCTCCATAGCCTTTGTTGGGGATGCAGTGAAAGGCACCGTCAAAA TTTTTGAGCATTTCTACCACGGGCCCATTCTGGCTACCACAAACAGCACGGTTGTGCTGCAGCAGATTAGTGAATTAttggagaaaacacagaatCAGACAGCAAACCGGCTTGAGCATCATAATGAGACGGTGTCCCTGCTGGAACATACTGAAGGGCACGCGACAGTCTTCCTGCCGGAGACTTTGGTGCTATGCACAAGAGAGAGGCCCATCCTCTGTCTGCTGCTCATGCTGGGGACCTTGTGGCTGGGTTACGCCCTCTACCTCATCAAGAGGAG CCCGTATCTGAATAACAGCATCAGAGAGGTGGTTTCCGACTGTGCCTTGCCTATCTCTGTGGTGATATTCTCCTTCATTGGCTCCTACCTTTTCCTTGACATACAGC TTCCTGTATTCAGCGTGCATGATGGCCCGATCTTCAAGTTCCCCCCATTTGACAAGTTGACGGGAATGAATGCTCTGAGTGCAGTCGGGCTTGGTTTTCTCCTTGCATTGCTCATCTTTATCGACCAAAACATCGTCATCTCGCTCACACATGTACCAGAGCACAA GTTGCTAAAAGGCACAGCGTTCCACTGGGACTTAATGCTGACCGGCTTCATCAACATCCTCATGTCCTGCCTGGGGTTGCCATGGATGCACGCCGCTTTCCCACATTCCTCCCTGCACGCCCGTCAGCTTGCCAAAGTAGAACAGCATGTAGAGAACGGACACCTCTACACGAC TATCGTAAGTGTGAAGGAGACACGTCTGACCTCATTGGCTGCCAACATCCTGATCGGCCTGTCAGCGTTCATGCTGCCCATTCCTCTGCAGTGGATCCCCAAGCCCGTCCTCTACGGACTCTTCCTCTACATCGCGGCCACTTCACTTGATGGGAATCAGATGGTGGACCGCATGGCCTTGCTGCTAAAGGAACAG ACCTCCTATCCTCCCACCCACTACATTCGCCGTGTGCCACAGAGGAAGGTCCACTACTTCACAGGGCTGCAGATGATCCAGCTGATCATCCTGTGTGCATTTGGGATGTATCCTCTACCCTACATGAAGATGGTCTTCCCCCTCCTGATGATCCTGCTGGTCCCTGTGAG gACCACTCTGCTTCCCAGAATGATCGACGCCAAGTACCTGGACATCATGGACTCCCAGCACATGTAA